From Chrysemys picta bellii isolate R12L10 chromosome 1, ASM1138683v2, whole genome shotgun sequence:
TCTTTGTCTATCATAACCTTAGTAAAGTGATATTGTCAAGTTAactattatgggccagattcccagctggtgtaaatcgtcTTCAGTCACACTATCCTGACAAACTACTGAGACTGTTGCCTGTATTTTTAATAACGCTTGCCCGTAAATGTCTAACACGCTAGCTCATGAAAACTTAAAAACTGTAAAATTCTGACTTATTTTCCAACCTTTATGCTGTTTAATATTTGCACTACATGTAACCTGGTCAGTGACCACAGGCTTCCCTTTCTGGTTCTCCTGCAGTAGCCCAGTGCTGCAGTGCGTGCATTGCAAACACTCAGTGGGAATACCTAAATCCAAACTAACTTAAAGAACTGTCATGAAAATACTTGTATTGGTAGTAAATTGCCTAAACATCATCtttacaaaaatctacattttaggTCAGACAAAAAAACCTCTGAGCAGTGTCTCTTCCAGTTGTTCTTAATTTAAGTTCTTGCATCtgtttttttggaggggtgggaTTTTGAATGAGACTTCCTTTTATCCAAGTCTTGTCGTATTTCCAAAGGAAACTCCTGTAGGTTTTCATTAACACAGGGGAGGCAGAACCTTTTTGAGTAGAATAGACTACATTCCTGTAAAAATATACGTAAAATTAGCAGTATAGAAAAATGGAATTGGTTACATTACAGCTTTGCTAAACGgtgtttttcaacctttttgatcccagggaccggcttgctgccttcctaagctgtgtcagggagatctcagggactggcaccGGTCCATGAtccagtcattgagaaacactgctataaACCATACTTTGTATTCAGTGTTCTCCCTCCTCCATTCAGCTCACGTAGCTTCCCCACTAATGGAGAGATCATTCCTGGTTCATTCAGTGGGGTAGGAAGCTTTCTCCCTCCAACCCCAATTAAGGGTTAAAGGCAATTGTGGTCTTTAACCATTGCCACAAAGGAGGTTATGAGAGACACCATTTCTTATGGCAGTGCCCAGCTTCACTGTAACTTCAACTGCTCCGTGGTCCACAGCCCACTACAAAATGTACTATTCTTTGTACTGATCTATATGCGTAGTGTTGCCATGGACACAGAACCAGGTACACAGACATTGTGGTGGTGAACTCCACAGAAATGCTTTATCGATGAACAATGGAATCTAAAACATAGTTTAATTCAACTGTAAAATTATCCATTTACCACTGCCTTCTTAAATTAGTTCTTTGGGGGGAGAAAAAGGTGGTATTGAGGGGAGAAAACTCTTGTAGCTAAATTGGAGTTGGCCATGTAGATTGTTCCTGCTTGAGTTTTTGCTGGGGTACTGCCACATCTGTGGTGAATAAGGCCAATGTTTTCCCTGATTCTATTGTGCGGTGACTCTTGGATCTGGCATATTTCACAAATGATTAGCCAATGCTGTAGGCCCAAAAATGTTGACCTAGTTGGCTCTAGACAGATACTTGTTATAAAGGAAGAGGTGAAAGCATAGGTAGGATATTTTAATCCAATTTGCAATGCACAAGTTGGCCAACCTTGAAGACAAGGTTATTAATGCATCTGTTTCTTTGCCCTGTAGTGGGACCAAAGTTTATGGTTCTGCTGGTGTAGACCACTAGGTTCCTCCTGGGATTTCATGCATGGAGCTGGCATTGGTATTGCTGGTGGATTATTCTTGGGGCTAATGATTATTCTTCAAGGTTAATAAATAATATGCCTTTTTATATGGTTTTCTTACAGGTACTAAGTAAATTGGTCCTTTCATGCATTCAGTGGGTATCACTTTAGGACATACCCATACATTTTCAGACCAAGTCTCAGAGATGGGGCTTTCCAGTGTATTTGTTATACCATCTAGACAGCCTACTGTCCCTGGCTGCCCTTCATTCTTTATAATGCCACTGACAGAGTGgtgattttcagtttttaaactgGCCCtgctattattatttctattctaGTAGCACTGACAGGTCACACCTGGGATCAGGGCCTCACTATGCTAGGCATTGTCCCTACATACAGCAAGAGACAATTCCTGATCTGAAGAGCCTACAAGGTAAGAAGACACGAAGGAAGCATTGTATCCCTTTTTGGAGATGATGAACTAAAGCCCACAGAGATTGAGACTTGCCTAAGATAACACCCgcagtctggggcagagctgggaattgaacccaggcttCCCAAGTCCATTGCTTTAATCACAAGACTCTGCATCATACTGGTTCTTAAGTCCTCTAAGACGTAGACCCTGGGTGTATTCAAGATCTCCTTCTTTGATGTTTGTCCTGCTGGGAGTCAGCAGTCCATTACCATCTACCGTTTAAGAATCCCACCATCATGCCCCCACTCAAGCCTTTGCCGTGGTGAGCATTAAGGAGCAAAATTCACTTCCCAGTCTTTCCAAATATGTATCTGTTCAGCTTTCCTTCTTTTGCAAAATACCCTCAAAATAACATCTgcccacttagggtatgtcttctcTACCGGCCGGATCAGCAAGCAGCGAtagatccagcggggatcgatttattgcatctagtctagacacgataaatcgatccccgagtgctctcatcgactcctgtactccagctcggtgagaggcgcaggcagagtcaacgggggagcggcagcaatCAACCCACCATAGTGAAGACcccatggtaagtcgatctaagtacgttgacttcagctacgttattcactgaAGCTGCATAATTTAGAtcgattcccctcctccccccagtgtagaccaggccttagaatcatagaatatcaggtttggaaggtacctcaggggtcatctagtccaaccccctgctcaaagcaggaccaatccccaactaaatcatcccagccagggctttgtcaagcctgaccttaaaaacctctaaggaaggagattccaccacctccctaggtaacccattccagtacttcaccaccctcctagtaaaaaaagtttttcctaatatccaacctaaacctcccccactgcaatttgagaccattattccttcttctgtcatctggtaccactgagaacagtctagatccatcttctttggaaccccttcaggtagttgaaagcagctataaaatcccccctcattcttctcttctgcagactaaataatcccagttccctcagcctctcctcataagtcatgtgctccagacccctaatcatttttgttgccctccgctggactctttccaatttttccacatccttcttgtagtgtggggcccaaaactggacacagtattccagatgaggcctcaccaatgtcgaattgaggggaatgatcacgtccctcaatctgctggcaatgcccctacttatacagcccaaaatgccgttaaccttcttggcaacaggggcacactgttgactcatatccagcttctcatccactctaacccctacgtccttttctgcagaactgctgcctagccgctcGGTCCCTAATCTgcagcagtgtatgggattcttccgtcctaggtgcaggactctgcacttgtccttgttgaacctcagatttcttttgtcccaatcctctaatttgtctaagtatctctgtatcctatccctaccctctagcctatctaccactcttcccagtttagtgtcatctgcaaacctgctgagggtgcaatctacgccatcctccagatcactgACGATAtgaaacaaaaccggccccaggaccgacccttggggcacttcaCACATTTGGCTTTATATTGAGTCAGGCCAGTTTAGTAGGTATTCCCAGTTCCTTGCACACTTGTGGCCCTGATCCCACTGATTTAGCTAACTTGAACAGGCAAAAGACAGCTATTCAGGTGGGCATGTTTATTGTTATCCCTGAGAATCTCCAGGTTTCTGCTAGGAAAGATACTATCTAGGAAAATCTTGAAAGCTCATACAGAAAAATATTCCTAAAAGAACCACAACCCTCTGACTATTATAAAAGGCTTCTAACAGAAGGCCTAAATGCCTAATGCATTGTTATGCCCAAATGAATTCAAATACTTAATAAACTGCACTAATCCTTTAAACTTACAAATGGTAGCTCCCACTTTCCTATTAATGTGTGTTTGGTTGAAACTCCAAATCTGTGATAAATTTAATTGGTGGAATTGAAAATGCCAGTTGAAAATCTCATGTATATCAGCTGTTAAAGTATCCTGAATTTAGGGATATACTCAGTTAAGTGTGCCTGATTTATTCCTTTACATTGCTAAATAATTCAGTTGCAGACAAAAAGCTTCAAGGGTTCAATCCATTTCCCACTGAAGCCCTCAAATGACTCAAGTCTTCAGAAGAAGAAACAAATCTCAGTTTGTCATCTGATAATTTTCTGATTTCCATAAATCTAAGCAATGAAAGAGAATTTCAGAAGGGGAAATAAAGCTATAAGGAGAAAGTCTTAGAAAACATGTAGTTGTTATGACTTAATTTTGCCCCAGTGAACGTAGGGAAccaaatccatccctggtgtaacttctCTGAAGTCAAAAGAGTTATACTTGAACTTGAGCCACTGTCGCTGGCCCAAATGTATCTATGCTACATTCCTGCAATATTACCTTGATCAATGGAACGTAGAGGAATTTGGCCTCACTATCTTTCTCCTATACAATATTCTGTATTTTCATCTGCTTCCTCAACAAATGCTGCCTTGCATCAGAATTTGAAATGTCTCAATTGCCCATTTGTGCTATCACACCATGCTCCAATCTCCGCTCTGTCCCCCGCCCCAACATGACTCCTACACCAGGGTTTGCAAGAGGGGCAACAGAAAGGACTTATGGAGGCCCTATGCTGTGGCTGCACTGGGGATGGGACAAGTCCAGCAAGCTGTGGTACGTTCATCACCCCGATCCACTGCTGGGACAGTAAAGAgggggcagaatttgtcccatggTCTGTTATAATCGCAAAGGGATCTGAAGGTTTGGAAATAGATCTATGACTCCCTAGCACATCTACTCACTGAAAGAGCGCTACAGTTGGGAGTGTGGATTTCATTCTTTTGTAAGCATGACCTGCAGCAAGTTTGTACACATTCTCATTTAATATATGGAACAATGTTTATGAGAATTGGCAGGACAAAAAGGTAGCtcattgaaaacaaaaacaaacgtaCAGACTCTTTGGTTCTCCCCTGTTGCTGTTTGATCTTTCACCAATAGGCTGGAACAAAAATGAGCGCAAAAAATGCACCATGTATCACATGTTACTTACTGTGCCCACACACACCCGTCTGTTACACAAACTGCACTGAGATCCAAGGATAAGGAATTTGTCCTTGTCAGGGACGAAAGGATCTTTCATGACATAGCTTTCTTCCAGGAGGCTAAAAGAAAATAATTCCATGCTTTAAAAAACCAATTTCAACCTGTGTCTGTTCTTTCCACTTGAAGATCTCCTAGCAACCAATTCATTATTATTGCCGTAATAGGTATTCCACACAATTTTTAACCACATTGTTTTAACCTACATTTTTACTATTACATAGCCAAATTAAACACCGTTTCAGTTCAGGCCGTTCAACTGTGCGGTTTTGAATTTGGAGTCTGTTTCAAAAGTTCTGCATTTACATATAAATGCCTTTACTACTCCTAGCTATGTCACTCCTGTAAACTTAAAATTCAAACTCTCGTTGGCAAGAGCTGTCGGCAGGAAGCAAAATAGTGATATAAAATACTCCTGTTTTAACTCTTACCAGCTCAGGCTACCCCGTTGCTCAAGAGTATTAAGGTGATGCATTTCAAGAAGTTGGCAGCTTCAGGAGGGGGAAAGACAAAGGCCTTGGTCTTCCCAGGCGTGCCAGATGGCTCCTCAATGAAGTCAATTATGTGTTTGCTCACAGCGTTGCAAGACTGGCTCATTATTGGATGAGTTTGATTTAAATAAGAAATAAATTCACAGTGAAATGGACAACAGAACAGAAAAACCCAAAAGTCGTCTTATACCCCCGTGCTGCCCTTTTTATGTAACTGGtaatgtgggggaagggaggtgttTACTCAAATGTTGAACTATCCTGGAATTTAAAGCATTATAGCCATTAGTTCTGGGTAGAAAAGCTGGTCTATAAGCCTTGTAGGACACTAGGCCACAAAGAATTAATTACACCCAGGCAAGGCACTGTGTATTCATTAAGACTCATTTACACCCTTAACATAGGGTTTATTTGATGCAAATCGTGGTCTTTTGGGCATGTCTTCTGCTCTAGCCTGAATTTTGCCTAGCTTACATTAGAAATAGCAGAACAGAAAAACATGAACAAGGAGAGTATGGGGAGTAATTTTTTTGGTACTATGTTGCCATTTCACTGAATAACCCAGTTTTAGCTTCACACTCATGTCCCCATTGCAAAAACATGGTTCTTCGTTCTTCTGACTAGAGGAAGACTAGAAGCCTACTGGCACTTGGATTCATATATGGGAACCATCCTGATGAGGCAAGACTGTCTCCCATTAAGTCATGGTCCAATGCCAGGCCAAGCTGGTACTGATCAACAGTTGTTACATTTTACACTGTGCTCAGCCATCTGGCCTCAACCCAGCCAAGCACCAAGCACGTACTTAaccttaagtcccattgacttggatGGACTCAATGGATTTACTCATGTTCTTGAAGTTAAGCACGTGGGTAAGTGGTTTGCTGGAGAGCTTGGCATTTGGCAAGATTGAACTCTGACTGCACAGTTGTTGGGCCATGCTGTACCTTCCTGTTCTAGCAGAGATCTGTCTAATTCAGGCAAATACACTTCTAAAGATCTTATATATTATATGGAAAACTATTTAAACAACCCTACAAAATGTGGTTTACCACATGCATTTAACCCAGGCATTAATTAAGGCATCAATTAGTTGATATACAGGGCATTTTGTGCAATATTGCATCATTccccagtgtgagatttctaaaatccAAATACGTTCAACGAGCGCTACCACAGAAGAGATTGTACTTACACAACCGAATGAGTGTTTGGGGGTTTCTGCCCATAATAGCTGTATGGGGCTGTTAGCCCACATAGTTGGCATTCAAAGTCTCCTTTCGGCTGGGCTTCTTTGCGGGAATCCATCTATAAAGCTACATACATGAAAACACATCCTTTTAGATTCAAAATGCAGTATTGGGAGCACCTATGAAAGGTAATTAAACTGAACTACTCCAGTAGTCCTATCTAGCCTCACCAATATCAGAGGAAGAATTTTGGATGGCAGCGCAAAGAGTCTGAAGAGTAAACATCAAAGGGAGATCATGTTTTTACCTCTTCTCACATTGAAAACTAATACCCGCTACCCCCTAATTTTAAAAAACCAGTAAGTGCTTACAGCTAGGGTCCTCAAGCTGTATTTAGGCTCCTAcacaagtggcctgatttttaagtGCTGtgtcccccagcagctcccattaaagtaagCAAGCTGCTCATTTAGGGCTTAGATTTCTCAAAGCTCCCTGAGGATTTGAACAGCCTAGGTGTCTAAATCCCCCAGAcagcttggaaaatttcagccaacatGCCTAAAAAGGGCTGTAGGGgcctaactttatgcacatgtTTTTCAAAATCTTGACTAATCAACAATAAGAACTGTGTTCTCTCTAGTTTCCATTCACTGTCAACCCAGGCCACATCTTTCTGAGTTTTCAAAAAGCTTGGTTTGATGCATATTACAGATTGCATTGTGATATAATCAGACACATGCAACCAATTTTAATACTGGCACTGTATGTGTGTATGCACAAAATTAACACACATCCACACCTGGCTACTTGGTTGCACACAAGGTTGCCTGATTTGCATGTACAAATGCACAATTCCATGGGCACAACTATTATGCCATATTTGAAAGTTATCAAAAATGAGTTCTATTTTTCCAGTTTTCTACTGCTAACCCCTAATCCTTTCAGGTCTAACAGCAGTACCATCTTGTACTGTGACCCTGAGAGATCTGGGCTGGGTCAGCACTGAACAAGACCCTGTCAAAGGGTAGCTGGTCTCTGTGGATAGGCTTAGCCCAGCATCCCTAGACTGGAGCAGGTGAGCCTAGTCCAGCTAATTAAAGAGGGTTGGGCTGCATCTGGTCCTATAAAGGGCTGCTAGTGCCAGCTGTGTGGGGGAATAAATCACAGTGGAGTGGTATTAGCACCTGTGGTGGGTCCCCCAGCGCTAGGGGTTCACGGAAATAGCCCTGTAGATGCTGTCCTAGGGAGGAAGCAGAGCTGACTGAggcttagggttaccatgtctggttttcaaccaaaAATTCTGGTCAAAAGGGGACATGTACCGTGTCCAATCAGAagtactgactggacaccaaatGTCTAGTTACTG
This genomic window contains:
- the CDPF1 gene encoding cysteine-rich DPF motif domain-containing protein 1 — encoded protein: MDSRKEAQPKGDFECQLCGLTAPYSYYGQKPPNTHSVVLLEESYVMKDPFVPDKDKFLILGSQCSLCNRRVCVGTECSLFYSKRFCLPCVNENLQEFPLEIRQDLDKRKSHSKSHPSKKTDART